Genomic segment of Candidatus Flexicrinis affinis:
GGGTGAGTCGGTTCTCATTCAGGACAGGCAGCGCTTCGAGATCGCTCGTCCAGTACGCAAGATCGGCGCGAATCCACGCGAAACCTTCGCTGTCGCGGATCATGACCCACGTGGAGTTCTCGTTGCGACCGACGGGCTCGAGTGGTTCACCCGGATACAACTGGCCCAAGCGCAAGTAGGTAATGCCCGGACCGGCGCGCAGGTAAGCGCTCACGGCCGATACGCGGACGTAATCGCCTTCCGGCGTGTTGGTCGGGAAGAACAAGGTCGCTGTGGCCGGCCCCGGTTCGATTGTTGGAGTGACGTTGGGCCCGATCACCGGCAGCTCGTCCACATCGACAGCCCACAGTACGAGATCGCGGCGAATCCACCCAAAGCCGCGGTTGTACCGCAGCAGCACCCACGTCGCGTCTTCGTTGCGGCTGACGGGAATTAACACGGCGCCGGGCACGACCTGCCCGACGGGGATGTAGAACTCGCCGGGACCCCCGCGCACGAAAGCGTCCTGCACCAGCAGAATACTCGACTGAGGCAGTGGGGTGATCGGTGGCGGGGTTTGGGCGCTGAGCGGCAGAAGCATCGCCACGGCGGCGAGCACTACGAGACAGGCCACGAGCAACCAGCGGAGTCTCACTGAACGTTCCTTAACGACACGCGCGCCAAGATCGTAGCACAGCGACCGCCGGCGCGCTAACCCTCCATCATATCGCCTTCGATGAGGAACTCGATCGGCGTTGCTGCGTTGACTTCATCAGCGAATAGACGGACTTGCCACCGGCCCGGTAGGAATTCGACATCCTGTGGCGTGACGTAGAACCAGATGCAGATTTGTTCCTGATCGCGGGGGGCTGTCCATGCATCGGTAAACACGAGTTCGTCATCGCGATACCACTGCGTGCGAAATACCGTCCCTGCGCGCAGATTATAGGCAATCCATGTGCCGTACAGGCGTGGCTCACCGGGGCCAAAGCGCGCCCGCGGTTCAAGCACGCATCCGGTCGCAGAGTCTACGATGGTCGTTGCCCCGGTCGAGACGTACAGGCGCTGCCCGACTTCGATCGGCCCGGTGATCGCCGACGGGTCGAACGTACTGCCCTCCAATTCCGGCGTCGGGGTCACGATCAGCATGAGCGTGGCGACCAACTGCACATTGATCCCGGCGCCCGCCGCAGATTCGGTGGCGAGCGCGGATACGCTCTCGACCATCCCGCTTGCTTCGGCGGTCATCATGTCGCCTAGAGTTGTCAGTTCGGCGGCCGCCGCCACGTTGCGCGCCGATAGCGTCGCAGCCGTATCTTCGCCGGCAAAGGCAGCACACCCGGCCATCGCCAGCGCGGCGGCAGCCAGCCCAATACGCGTCGTGAGAGTCTTCATCGCACCCGATCGACATTGTCGTGTCGCTGCATTGTAGCCCTTCACTGGATATGCGCCAGACCGGATGACAACCTTAACACGCGAGGAAAAGTCCGCTATCATGGCCCGCGTTTGGATACCGACAGACCTTCCACGCAAAACCGGAGCCACGTTCGATGGATACTCGGCGCAGACAGCGCACTTACGCAATCTTTGCGATCGTTATGGCGGGCCTGATGGGGCTGACCGCGATTCTGCCGGCACTTGCCCCGCAGACGGCCCCACAGCAGGTCATTGAGCCGACAGCAACACCTCAGCCGACCCTCCCACCGCCACCGGCGGATTTGTCGGCCATTACCTTTGACAACGTGTACCTGCATCCGTCTGCGTTGTTTCTCGTGAACTACCCGGATGGATGGGAGCCTGCGCGTCCGTCGAACAACGGGACGCAAGTTCAGGTTAACTTCGAGAACAACGAAGCCCTCAGCATCATCGAGACGTACGTCGAATACCCGGCCGAGCCGCCTGCTAACCTGCAGGACTTGAGCGCGCGCTACGACCAGAACACGCTTCAGCGTGGCTGGAGCCGGTACAACAGTTGGGCGGAGGTCGATCGCACGCTCGACACTGAGCGGAATGCCGTGGTGATCGACTTCGAACTTACGCTGCGCTCCCAGCCGTATCTCGCCCGCCACGTCGCAAGACTGACCGGCGACGGCCAGATCTACGTTACGCGCGTGGTCACGCCGAGCAATGCGCGTGCGCTGCTGCTCGATCTGTTGGCCAAGGCCGAGGGCTCGATTGCTCCGGTCGAACTCTATGAGGGTACGCCGATCCAGTGGAACGGCTACTACAGTGCAGAAGACAACGTGGTTATCCGGTATCCGAACAACTGGATTCTGCGCGATGGCGGCCCCGGCGAGCCGGTCACGATCGAAGGTTCGGGACAGGGCGTGCTGCGCATCGAGAGCGTCGCCGGTACGGTGATTGCCGACGAGGATGCCGCCCGCGAATTTGTCGCGGCGCTGCGCCCAGATGCCGAAATCCGCACGGTTGAGGCCGTCGAGCGTAATGGCGGCAGCGGCTTCGCCGTCTCATACGCGTATCGTACGCTCGAGGGCGAACCACAGAGCGCCGTCACCGTTCTGCTTAACGACGCCGACGACACGCTGCGCGTCGCTACGGTGCGCGTGCAGAACTTCGACGTCGACCTTCTGACGACCGAACCGACCGTCGCTGCGGTGACCGATGCCGCAGAGGTCGCGCGCACGTTCAACCTCTCGACCGGCCTCGGCTTCCCGGCATCAGATGATACGACCGAGGTCGCCGGGTAAACCTGCGCGTCCCGTCAGATAACCCCAATGACAAGGGCAGGCACTGTGAGGTGCCTGCCCTTGTTTGTTGTGTACCGGCGAAACGTCCTTTAAGATACTCAACAGGGGGTGACGATGCTTATTGACCTGCACGCCGACCTGTTTCTAAGCCCGGCCGATGTCTGGATCATGCCAGTCAGCACGGCAGGGGCGGCCAGCACTGAGGTGGCCGCTGACTTCAAGCGGTTTTTCCCCTCTGCGCTGGCGCAGTATCGCCTTGCCTGCGAAGTCGGGGACATGAAGCCGGGATCGCTGCTGTACCTGCGTGGCGATGGCGTCGACATCCTCGCGCTGCCGATCCGGCGGCATTGGCGCTCTGCTGCTGATGCGGACATGCTCGAGGCAGGACTTCAGAAGCTGGCCGACCGCTGGCCCGATCTCGCTATTCCGTCACTCGCGTTACCACGTTTCGCCAGCGCAGAACTGAACTGGGACGAGGGTGTGCGCCCTTTGCTTGACACCTATCTCGACCCGCTGCCCATTCCGGTGTACGTCCATCACAACCATCCGACGGACATGCGGCGCGGAGTCCGCCAGATCGAACAGCGCGTCACTCATACGCATTTTCGGCCGCCGTTCGAGCAGTTCTGGCGCGACCTCGGCCGCGTGATACGTACCGTATACGGGAAGTTCAGCACCCCAAGCGGGGAGGCGTTTCGCGCTGCGGTTGAGACTGGCGCACGGGTACGCCGGCTCGTCGTGACGCCGGATCGCGGACCGGCTTATGCGTTCTCGTCCGCCGTGCTGAGCGACTTTTGGACACAGGCGTTACACGCACGGCTTGTCTTCCCGCATCAATTGACGGGCGGCATGGAGCAGGCAGCATCCTATGTGTTTCCTGTGCTTGCTCAACTCGGCTACCTATCGACCGTGCGCGGCACGATGAGCGGCCGCGCAGAATCGGATGCGCTGCTCTTCACGCCGCCCGCGCCCAAAGGCACGACAATCCTCGCGGTGGAGGTCGCGCCATGATCGAGGCCGGCGCACGCATCTTCATCTCGTACGCCCGTGATGACGCCAAAGCGCTCGCGCTGCGCCTGCGCGACGACCTGCGCGCGGCGGGCTTAACGGCCTGGATGGATGTCGCCGATATTCAGGGCGGGGACAACTGGGCGCGCACAATCGAGCGCGTGATCGAGAGCTGCGACGTAGGGCTGGCGCTGTGCAGCCACAAGTCGTTTCAGTCGACGTACTGCCGAGCCGAACAGATGCGGCTCCAGCGCAAGGGCAAGCGCATCATTCCGCTGCTGGTGCAGTTGGACGCGGAGATTCCGCTGCACCTCGAACATCTCAACCGGCTCGACTTTTCGCAGCCTTCTCAATATGCCGAGCGCCTGCGCGACCTCTTGAGCGACCTCAATGTGGGGCGCGCGTTCGCAGCCTTGGGTGGCGACGACGTGCCAGAGGCCGGGCGCTCTGTATTTCGTCCGTCGCGGCTGCGCCGGCTTTCTGTTCCAGAAAAACGCGATGCGCCAGCCTTCAGGCGGGCCCTCGCCGATCTGCGGCGCGAGCCATGGCTGGGCGGACGGTCGTGGTGGACGTACTTCCTGTTTCACTATCTCGACATCGAAGCGGTGGCGAGCGTGCTGAATCAGGGCAAGCTGACAGCGCCACGTGCGCGCGGAACGCGCCGCTCGCAAGACGACACGTTGGGCCTGTACTTTCGCCCGCGAACGCCGGATATGTGGTTCCGCGAGGGTGTGCTGCAGGGTACGCCGCACCCTGAGCGCATCGCGGTGCCGGTGTGCCTGCTGTTCGACCTCGAGTCGACCATTTGCCTACCTGCGGCCCGCTTTACGTCGGGCGACCCACAGGTCGTCAAGCGCTCGTCAGCGACATCCGGTGCGCTGGCTGAGATGCCGTTCGAACTGATCTATCATGACGAAGCACCGAAACCGGCGGAGAAAGACGAAGTGCTGCGCAGCCGGCGCGCTCAGGTGCTTGTACCGTCTCCCTTGACATTGGAATCGCTGCAGCTCATCTGGTGCCGAAGCGACGCCGAGGCGGAAACGCTGAAGAGCCAATTGACAGATACCGCCCGGGATCAGTGGCGCCAGCACATCGTCGCACGGGCCGACTTTGCGTTGTTCTTTCGCAGAAGCGCCTACGTAGATCGCGTACTGCCCACCGCCGACGGTATGCTCGTCACGTTCTGGCCCGGCGAATTGGACGACCCGCATCGCGTCGAGATTCACCTCCAGCGCGCTGGCGGCGACGTGCGTGTGATAGAGCTACCCGCGCACGATTTGCGCCAGCCTGTGCGTATCGGCGGGCCGCCGGGATGGCTCGAAGACGGGGGCGAAGTTCGCGTAATGCTCGACGGCGCGCTCGGCGCTCGCGTGCGCTTCGAGCCGTTCAACGGCATCGTGTGAGGACTACAGCGGCGTGGACGATACTTGTCGCAGCACGGCCCGCAGCCCGAGAATCACAGACACGCCGGGGAGCCAGATCGCGCCGAACAGCGTGAACAGCGCCGCAATTGCCGCGACCTGATTGATCGAGTCGTCGCCAATGATCGGCGCGGAAAACGCCACGCTCGCGCCGATCAGGAACGCCATCATGCCAGCGAACCACGTCCCCCACGGGGGGTCGACGCGGACGTCCCCGACCAGATAGCCGTAGGACGTATCCTTGCGAAACCACAGCATGGCGAGGCACAGCCCGATCAATCCGACCACCAACCCGCGCGACTCGAGATCGATCGCGCCGAGGTCGAGCTGACGATAGACGAGCGCGATGGCTGCGAATCCCACGACCACGGCTTCAGCGGGCTGCATGAGGAGTGCTTCGCCGCGCGCTAGCGGCGTCCGCGATCCGATCAGGCCAACACCTCCGATCAAGGCGACCACCCCGATGCCGACGATGAGGAAAAGCGTCGGATCGGTGAGAGTCGGGCCGGGGATGTCGGTCAGAATAGGCGCGTAACGTACCCATGTTCCCCAGCACACGCCGATCAACGCTGCAAGCGGGACAAGCAGACGCTGCAGCGGCACCGCGCGCAGCATAACCAACCACAGCAGCAGCATTCCCATGAACAGTAGTGCGTGGCTGCCCATCGCACGGGTAACCAACGTACGCGGAATGTCGATCAGCGTGAACTGCGGATTGAC
This window contains:
- a CDS encoding DUF4433 domain-containing protein; its protein translation is MIEAGARIFISYARDDAKALALRLRDDLRAAGLTAWMDVADIQGGDNWARTIERVIESCDVGLALCSHKSFQSTYCRAEQMRLQRKGKRIIPLLVQLDAEIPLHLEHLNRLDFSQPSQYAERLRDLLSDLNVGRAFAALGGDDVPEAGRSVFRPSRLRRLSVPEKRDAPAFRRALADLRREPWLGGRSWWTYFLFHYLDIEAVASVLNQGKLTAPRARGTRRSQDDTLGLYFRPRTPDMWFREGVLQGTPHPERIAVPVCLLFDLESTICLPAARFTSGDPQVVKRSSATSGALAEMPFELIYHDEAPKPAEKDEVLRSRRAQVLVPSPLTLESLQLIWCRSDAEAETLKSQLTDTARDQWRQHIVARADFALFFRRSAYVDRVLPTADGMLVTFWPGELDDPHRVEIHLQRAGGDVRVIELPAHDLRQPVRIGGPPGWLEDGGEVRVMLDGALGARVRFEPFNGIV